From Heliomicrobium modesticaldum Ice1, a single genomic window includes:
- a CDS encoding peptidoglycan DD-metalloendopeptidase family protein, with amino-acid sequence MTPMQRDGRHPGGVYRLLLFTLLFCLLPLPGAGFAAEGDLWRLLKGDLVYEAKTAPGPTAAEGLSVRPAEGAAERWTLHRVAPGETLYGIARIYGFSVAQLQEMNGLKTGLLQPGQPLRLPLSGDPAFCEGRRDTDGGNPSRGAILSSLVTPLEGTVTSPYGPRRGVFHHGIDIAADKGETIRAAQRGRVVFAGWKAVYGQTVIIEHPFGVATLYAHSSKILVNEGERVERGRPIAQVGATGVATGPHLHFEVRLDSRAVNPAAYLRGASADL; translated from the coding sequence ATGACCCCGATGCAAAGAGACGGCAGGCACCCCGGGGGGGTCTACCGTCTCTTGCTTTTCACGCTGCTCTTTTGTCTGCTCCCGCTCCCCGGCGCCGGCTTTGCCGCCGAAGGCGACCTTTGGCGCTTGTTAAAAGGCGACTTGGTGTATGAGGCGAAGACGGCACCGGGACCGACGGCTGCCGAAGGGCTGTCCGTTCGCCCTGCCGAAGGCGCCGCCGAGCGATGGACCTTGCACCGCGTCGCTCCGGGAGAGACGCTCTACGGCATTGCGCGCATCTACGGCTTCTCCGTCGCCCAATTGCAGGAAATGAACGGGCTGAAGACCGGCCTGTTGCAGCCGGGGCAGCCGCTGCGCCTGCCCCTGTCGGGCGATCCCGCCTTCTGTGAGGGGCGCCGCGATACTGATGGCGGCAACCCGTCCAGGGGGGCTATCCTGTCCTCCCTCGTGACGCCGCTGGAGGGGACCGTCACATCCCCCTATGGTCCCCGGAGGGGCGTCTTCCATCACGGGATCGATATCGCCGCCGACAAGGGCGAGACGATCCGGGCCGCCCAACGGGGTCGCGTCGTCTTCGCCGGGTGGAAGGCTGTCTACGGTCAGACGGTGATCATCGAACACCCCTTCGGGGTGGCGACCCTGTATGCCCACAGCAGCAAGATCCTGGTGAACGAAGGGGAGCGCGTGGAACGAGGGCGGCCGATCGCGCAAGTAGGCGCAACCGGTGTGGCCACAGGGCCCCATCTGCACTTTGAGGTCCGCCTGGACAGCCGAGCCGTCAACCCGGCGGCGTATCTGCGCGGCGCTTCTGCCGACCTGTAA
- a CDS encoding DUF2062 domain-containing protein, which translates to MTAWIRCKRFLRFHYLRLLRLKDQPEPLARGVALGFASGFGPFFGLGLVAAWMAAALLRGNRMAAVITAVLFKWAIPLFITANLAVGSWVWGRPLQEAAGGSLWELRFWKEVGLCFITGSAINGVTAYVVAYFPVLYWANRRRLAKRALQANLEQPARFSVRR; encoded by the coding sequence TTGACAGCATGGATACGGTGCAAACGATTTCTCCGCTTTCATTATCTGCGGCTGCTGCGGCTCAAGGATCAGCCGGAACCGCTGGCCCGCGGCGTCGCCCTCGGTTTTGCCTCCGGGTTTGGTCCCTTTTTCGGACTGGGCCTGGTCGCGGCCTGGATGGCGGCGGCGCTGTTGCGCGGGAACCGGATGGCGGCGGTGATCACGGCGGTGCTCTTTAAGTGGGCGATCCCCTTGTTTATCACCGCCAACCTGGCCGTGGGATCCTGGGTGTGGGGCCGGCCGCTGCAGGAGGCCGCCGGAGGGAGCCTCTGGGAACTGCGCTTCTGGAAAGAGGTGGGCCTTTGCTTTATCACCGGCAGCGCCATCAACGGGGTCACCGCTTATGTCGTCGCCTATTTCCCTGTCCTGTACTGGGCGAACCGGCGACGGCTTGCCAAGCGGGCGCTCCAGGCAAACCTCGAACAGCCGGCGCGGTTTTCGGTTAGACGGTGA
- the glpX gene encoding class II fructose-bisphosphatase, whose product MYRELALEFARVTEAAALASARWMGRGDKHAADDAATEAMRAMFDTVSIDGVVVIGEGEMDEAPMLYIGEKVGAGGDAELDIAVDPLEGTNIVAKGLNGAISVLAAAHRGCLLHAPDMYMDKIAVGPAAVGRIHLDAPVEDNLKNVADALGKKIDELSVVILDRPRHSELISRCRKAGARIQLIPDGDVAPAVATAFPDSGIDIMMGIGGAPEGVIAAAAIRCLGGEMQGRLCPETAEEEARCVSMGLEDPRKILLLEDMVRGDGVIFAATGITDGSLLKGVKYTAQGAVTHTVVIRGRTGTVRFINALHRLDRKPHFGRGRNEAQG is encoded by the coding sequence ATGTACAGGGAACTGGCTCTTGAGTTCGCTCGCGTCACCGAGGCCGCCGCGTTGGCGTCGGCTCGCTGGATGGGGCGAGGCGACAAGCATGCCGCCGATGACGCGGCCACCGAAGCGATGCGCGCCATGTTCGACACAGTCAGCATCGACGGGGTTGTCGTGATCGGTGAAGGGGAGATGGATGAGGCGCCGATGCTGTACATCGGCGAGAAGGTGGGCGCCGGTGGCGATGCCGAGTTGGATATCGCCGTCGATCCCCTTGAAGGCACCAACATCGTCGCCAAAGGCTTGAACGGTGCCATCTCCGTCCTGGCGGCGGCTCATCGGGGATGCCTGTTGCATGCCCCGGACATGTATATGGATAAAATTGCCGTGGGACCTGCCGCCGTAGGCCGCATCCACCTCGATGCGCCGGTAGAGGATAACCTCAAGAACGTGGCAGACGCCCTCGGCAAAAAGATCGATGAACTGAGCGTGGTCATCCTTGACCGCCCCCGCCATAGCGAGCTCATCAGCCGCTGTCGGAAAGCGGGCGCCCGGATTCAACTGATCCCGGACGGCGATGTGGCGCCAGCTGTGGCCACGGCTTTCCCTGATTCGGGCATCGATATCATGATGGGTATCGGCGGCGCCCCGGAAGGGGTGATCGCTGCCGCCGCCATCCGTTGCCTCGGCGGCGAGATGCAGGGACGACTTTGCCCGGAGACGGCGGAGGAAGAGGCCCGTTGCGTCTCTATGGGTCTTGAGGATCCCCGCAAGATCCTCCTGCTTGAAGACATGGTCCGCGGCGACGGCGTGATTTTCGCTGCCACCGGGATCACTGACGGTAGTTTGCTCAAAGGTGTCAAGTACACCGCCCAGGGCGCGGTGACCCATACGGTCGTCATCCGCGGTCGCACAGGCACCGTCCGCTTCATCAATGCGCTGCATAGGCTGGATCGGAAGCCCCATTTCGGACGGGGTCGCAACGAAGCGCAGGGATAA
- the fsa gene encoding fructose-6-phosphate aldolase — translation MRFFLDSANIDEIREANRLGVISGVTTNPSLIAKEGRNFREVVQEIAAIVDGPISAEVISTDAEGMIAEARELAKIHPNIVIKIPLCAAGLSATARLAQEGIRTNVTLIFSANQGLLAANAGATYVSPFVGRLDDIGHDGMDVLRELVEIFDIHGIATEIIAASIRHPVHVSAAARAGAPIATVPFKVLMQLVKHPLTDLGIERFLKDWESVKDK, via the coding sequence ATGCGCTTTTTTCTGGACAGCGCCAACATCGACGAGATCCGGGAAGCCAACCGGCTTGGGGTGATCAGCGGTGTCACGACCAACCCTTCGCTGATCGCCAAAGAGGGGCGCAACTTCCGCGAGGTGGTGCAGGAGATCGCCGCCATCGTCGACGGACCGATTTCCGCCGAGGTGATCAGCACCGACGCGGAGGGAATGATCGCTGAGGCAAGGGAACTGGCGAAGATCCATCCGAACATCGTCATCAAGATCCCCCTTTGTGCCGCCGGCTTGTCGGCGACGGCGCGGCTGGCCCAGGAAGGCATCCGCACCAATGTGACCCTCATCTTCTCGGCCAACCAGGGCCTTTTGGCGGCCAACGCCGGCGCCACCTATGTGAGCCCCTTTGTGGGCCGCCTCGATGACATCGGCCACGACGGCATGGATGTGCTCCGCGAGCTGGTGGAGATCTTCGACATCCACGGCATCGCCACGGAGATCATCGCCGCCAGCATCCGCCACCCCGTCCATGTGAGCGCGGCGGCCCGCGCCGGCGCTCCCATCGCGACGGTGCCTTTCAAAGTCCTCATGCAGCTGGTGAAGCATCCCCTGACAGACCTGGGGATTGAGCGCTTCTTGAAAGACTGGGAATCGGTCAAAGACAAGTAG
- a CDS encoding class II fructose-1,6-bisphosphate aldolase, whose product MPLVPVSQLLAAAEEGKYAVGAFNCNNMEIVQAIVAAAEAERAPVIIQASQGAIKYAGLEYIVALARLAGETASVPVALHLDHGTSFAQCIQCIRSGFTSVMIDGSKYPLEENIALTNRVLEVARAVGVSVEAELGKIGGTEDDIHVDERDAFFTDPAEAKQFVDATKVDALAVAIGTAHGQYKGRPELDFDRLAKIRQLVNIPIVLHGSSGVPEEDIQKAITLGVRKVNIDTNLREAFVDGVKEAIEKNPREIDPRKILGPAKLKMSEVIREKIRIFGSNGKA is encoded by the coding sequence ATGCCATTGGTTCCAGTCTCCCAACTTCTTGCCGCCGCCGAAGAAGGCAAGTACGCCGTCGGCGCCTTTAACTGCAACAACATGGAAATCGTCCAGGCCATCGTTGCCGCGGCAGAAGCGGAGCGAGCCCCTGTCATCATCCAGGCTTCCCAGGGGGCGATCAAGTATGCCGGACTGGAATATATCGTCGCCCTAGCCCGCTTGGCCGGCGAAACTGCCTCTGTCCCCGTGGCCCTGCACCTGGACCACGGCACCAGTTTCGCCCAGTGCATCCAGTGCATCCGCAGCGGCTTTACCTCCGTCATGATCGACGGCTCCAAGTACCCCCTGGAGGAGAACATCGCCCTGACCAACCGCGTCCTGGAAGTGGCCCGCGCCGTCGGCGTCTCCGTCGAGGCCGAACTGGGCAAGATCGGCGGGACCGAGGATGACATCCACGTCGATGAGCGTGACGCCTTCTTCACCGATCCGGCCGAGGCGAAGCAGTTCGTCGATGCCACGAAGGTGGACGCCCTGGCTGTGGCCATCGGCACCGCCCACGGCCAGTACAAAGGACGCCCGGAACTTGACTTCGATCGTCTTGCCAAGATCCGCCAGTTGGTCAACATCCCCATCGTCCTCCATGGCTCCTCCGGCGTTCCGGAGGAAGATATTCAAAAGGCCATCACCCTCGGGGTCCGCAAGGTGAACATCGACACCAACCTGCGGGAAGCCTTTGTCGACGGCGTCAAAGAGGCGATCGAGAAGAACCCGCGGGAGATCGACCCCCGCAAGATCCTCGGTCCCGCCAAGCTGAAGATGAGTGAGGTTATTCGGGAAAAGATCCGTATCTTTGGTTCCAACGGCAAAGCCTAG
- a CDS encoding response regulator: MGDSRWVLVVDDQKGVRRLLYEAFHLVGVPVEVAASGAEALEKLGRREYSLMLLDVRMPAMTGLEALAEARRRGHRLPVILMSAYEDLSLIKEAGALDILDHLIKPFDVMELTQKITRWRASPFEYRS, encoded by the coding sequence ATGGGCGATTCCCGATGGGTATTGGTTGTCGATGACCAAAAAGGTGTCCGCCGCCTGTTGTACGAGGCCTTCCACCTGGTGGGCGTCCCTGTTGAGGTGGCGGCCAGCGGGGCAGAGGCCCTTGAAAAGCTGGGGAGGCGGGAGTATTCCCTGATGCTGCTCGACGTCAGGATGCCGGCCATGACCGGTCTGGAGGCGCTGGCGGAAGCGCGCCGGCGAGGCCACCGGTTGCCGGTCATCTTGATGTCCGCTTATGAGGATCTTTCCCTGATCAAGGAGGCCGGCGCCCTCGACATCTTGGACCATTTGATCAAGCCCTTCGATGTGATGGAACTGACGCAAAAGATCACCCGGTGGCGCGCATCTCCCTTCGAATATCGGAGTTGA
- a CDS encoding Yip1 family protein, with protein MEKERAEERAGKVNLPIPSSEMASSESRAIAPSLSGAVEPGAPTGGPICPMVTEHQGEAPPLRRPEEKAGGEQRPHADGEQRAHAGEDERPGRWNCWDYLYHVLVKPKQAFAVAAREKPLGLALSVVLVASVVNLLIDLSLGGAGGPDSPFPPELAGPLLEGLKARIRLFGVLFGLFTWLFMTGFFNLIGELLGGVGNGKGLLASLGLTYWPMLLYAPLGLIGTYAPGGQAVQGLGAFAVTLWIFILQALAIKAALRLSTGRAVFVLLLPLLLLMLALFLFILIALSLLPSLGTLPLSSR; from the coding sequence ATGGAGAAGGAGAGAGCGGAAGAACGGGCAGGGAAAGTGAACCTTCCAATCCCTTCAAGCGAGATGGCGTCAAGTGAGTCGAGGGCGATAGCACCGAGTCTGTCGGGCGCCGTCGAGCCCGGCGCGCCGACAGGGGGACCGATCTGCCCGATGGTGACAGAGCACCAAGGAGAGGCGCCTCCCCTGCGGCGCCCTGAGGAAAAGGCCGGTGGGGAACAGAGGCCGCATGCCGATGGGGAACAGAGGGCGCATGCTGGTGAAGACGAAAGGCCTGGCCGTTGGAACTGTTGGGATTACCTCTATCATGTGCTGGTCAAGCCGAAACAGGCTTTCGCCGTCGCCGCGCGGGAGAAACCGCTCGGCTTGGCGCTGTCCGTTGTCCTGGTCGCATCTGTCGTCAACCTGCTCATCGATCTGAGCCTGGGGGGCGCAGGCGGCCCGGACAGTCCTTTTCCGCCGGAACTGGCAGGGCCGCTCTTAGAAGGGCTCAAGGCCCGCATACGCCTCTTTGGCGTCCTTTTCGGCCTCTTCACCTGGTTATTTATGACCGGCTTCTTCAATCTCATCGGTGAACTGCTCGGCGGCGTAGGCAACGGCAAGGGCCTGTTGGCCTCCCTCGGGCTGACCTATTGGCCCATGCTCCTCTACGCCCCCCTCGGTCTGATCGGGACGTACGCCCCCGGCGGACAAGCGGTGCAGGGACTCGGCGCCTTTGCGGTGACCTTGTGGATCTTCATCCTGCAGGCGCTGGCGATCAAAGCGGCCTTGCGGCTCTCCACCGGACGGGCCGTGTTCGTCCTCCTCCTGCCCCTGTTGCTGCTCATGCTTGCCCTGTTCCTGTTTATCCTGATCGCGCTGTCCCTGCTCCCGTCGCTCGGAACGCTCCCCCTATCATCTCGGTGA
- the sppA gene encoding signal peptide peptidase SppA, with product MAKRKQWVVGAVLAVVALSVLLILFRPGAHRADGPSAGNTVAVVRLEGMIADAGAGAGAGLLGGESGSGQVLEALRRLQQDKQIKAVVLRINSPGGTSAASQEIGREVDRLRESGKVVVASMGDVAASGGYWVAARADKIVANAATTTGSIGVILDLANLTELYQKIGYRPNVIKSGPYKDIASSAREMTPEERAILQGMVDDIYQQFIDVVAEGRHMPHEQVRALADGRVFTGRQAKELGLVDELGNFYDAVALAGTMAGIRGEPEIREYGRGSALDRLLSGMTSTGLFGQTLSPVRLLDLLQPKNPLP from the coding sequence TTGGCAAAAAGGAAACAGTGGGTGGTAGGCGCGGTCCTGGCGGTGGTGGCTCTTTCGGTGTTGCTCATCCTCTTCCGGCCGGGCGCGCACCGCGCCGACGGCCCTTCGGCGGGCAACACCGTCGCCGTGGTGCGGCTCGAAGGGATGATCGCCGACGCCGGGGCTGGCGCCGGCGCCGGATTGCTCGGCGGAGAATCCGGTTCGGGCCAGGTGCTCGAGGCGCTGCGCCGGCTTCAGCAGGACAAGCAGATCAAAGCGGTGGTGCTGCGGATCAACTCGCCCGGGGGAACGTCAGCGGCTTCTCAGGAGATCGGACGCGAGGTGGATCGCCTCCGCGAGAGCGGTAAGGTGGTGGTCGCCTCCATGGGCGATGTGGCGGCCTCCGGCGGGTACTGGGTGGCGGCGCGGGCCGATAAGATCGTCGCCAACGCGGCCACCACGACAGGCTCCATCGGGGTGATCCTCGACCTGGCTAACCTGACGGAGCTCTACCAGAAGATCGGCTACCGGCCCAACGTGATCAAGAGCGGACCCTACAAAGACATCGCCTCTTCCGCGCGGGAGATGACGCCGGAAGAGCGGGCGATCCTGCAGGGCATGGTCGATGACATTTACCAGCAGTTCATCGACGTCGTGGCCGAAGGCCGCCATATGCCCCATGAGCAGGTGCGCGCCCTTGCCGACGGGCGGGTCTTTACGGGACGGCAGGCCAAGGAATTAGGGCTGGTAGATGAACTGGGCAACTTCTACGATGCTGTGGCGCTGGCGGGGACGATGGCAGGGATAAGGGGCGAACCGGAGATCCGCGAGTACGGCAGGGGCTCCGCCCTTGACCGCCTCTTATCCGGCATGACCAGCACGGGTCTTTTCGGGCAAACCCTTTCTCCCGTGCGCCTCCTTGACCTGTTGCAACCAAAAAATCCCTTGCCCTGA
- the alr gene encoding alanine racemase, whose amino-acid sequence MNGIRPQGADAEDRRGDEAARGLGCWVEVDMDALAHNARSIRQYLGDEKILYGVVKANAYGCGIVECARCLVENGVDRLAVTHVSEGVQLRRSGIDAPILVMAPFMAEETGDLVRFGLTASVSDVDRAVQIAQEARRQGRRGLPVHIKVETGLGRTGVVAAAAPLLVAAIVGQDELYLEGAFTHLATAATGDVRQVHRQVARFLETVAAMEACAGFSIPVKHVANSAAALAFPQYHFDGVRIGTLLYGQPAGPVAAGLALRDVWRLKARVAHVATLPPGHGVGYGRAYVTRRETRVAVLPVGYVDGYQLEPVSVPVSLWDLAKVLVKTSAAYFGLGPTARSVRIGERRAPVLGKVAMQMTMIDVTDIPDVQLGTVVQLPARRTVVALNVPRVHVSAESTMRQRLGSGRREEAARLE is encoded by the coding sequence ATGAACGGAATTCGCCCGCAGGGCGCAGACGCCGAAGACAGGAGAGGGGATGAAGCTGCCCGGGGGTTGGGTTGCTGGGTCGAGGTCGACATGGACGCCCTGGCCCACAACGCGCGATCGATCCGGCAGTATCTCGGCGATGAAAAGATCCTCTACGGTGTCGTCAAGGCCAACGCCTACGGCTGCGGCATCGTCGAGTGCGCCCGCTGCCTCGTCGAAAACGGCGTCGACCGGCTGGCTGTCACCCATGTGAGCGAAGGCGTCCAACTGCGCCGGAGCGGCATCGATGCGCCCATCCTGGTGATGGCTCCCTTTATGGCGGAAGAAACGGGCGATCTGGTTCGTTTCGGTTTGACGGCCAGCGTGAGCGACGTCGATAGAGCCGTGCAGATCGCCCAGGAAGCCCGGCGTCAGGGCCGGCGGGGGCTGCCGGTCCACATTAAGGTAGAGACCGGCCTGGGGCGGACGGGCGTTGTTGCCGCCGCTGCGCCGCTGCTGGTGGCGGCCATTGTCGGCCAGGACGAGTTGTACCTGGAGGGGGCATTTACCCACCTGGCCACGGCGGCGACGGGCGATGTCCGCCAGGTTCACCGCCAGGTCGCCCGCTTTCTGGAGACGGTGGCCGCCATGGAGGCCTGCGCCGGATTTTCGATCCCGGTCAAGCATGTGGCCAACTCGGCGGCGGCCCTGGCCTTCCCGCAGTACCACTTTGACGGTGTGCGCATCGGCACGCTGCTCTACGGACAGCCGGCGGGACCGGTGGCTGCCGGTCTGGCCTTGCGCGACGTCTGGCGTCTGAAAGCGCGCGTGGCCCATGTGGCCACCCTGCCGCCGGGGCACGGCGTCGGTTACGGGCGCGCCTATGTCACCCGGCGAGAGACGCGGGTGGCGGTGCTGCCTGTCGGTTATGTCGACGGCTACCAACTGGAACCGGTCAGCGTGCCGGTAAGCCTCTGGGACCTGGCGAAGGTGCTGGTGAAGACATCGGCTGCCTACTTCGGCCTCGGTCCGACGGCTCGGTCGGTCCGCATCGGCGAACGGCGCGCGCCGGTGCTCGGCAAAGTAGCCATGCAGATGACGATGATCGATGTGACCGACATCCCTGATGTGCAGCTCGGGACGGTCGTCCAGCTTCCGGCTCGGCGCACGGTGGTAGCTCTGAATGTGCCCCGCGTCCATGTGAGCGCCGAGTCGACAATGCGGCAAAGACTTGGCAGCGGACGCAGGGAAGAGGCCGCCCGATTGGAATAA
- a CDS encoding lipid II:glycine glycyltransferase FemX has product MNVRELAIQDKERFNRFMAEHPKGHVLQSWEWGDVKSRTGWQPHRLMVEEAGTPLAAVSILKRRIPVVGKHIFYAPRGPVIDPARPDAADRLLEGIEALARREKALFLKIDPDVIDPAPDWTEYLCSRGFRRVDKGEGFEGVQPRFVFRLDISDDLDQIFARFHQKTRYNIRLAEKKGVVIDEDCGKEELPLFYKVLKETSERDNFLVRSYAYFEDMWDNLVPAGMAKLFIARYQGEAIAGTLAFILGKKAWYIYGASSNRHRNVMPNYLLQWKMICWAKAEGCTLYDFRGVPGQVGEDHPLYGLVRFKRGFNGDYVGFIGEYDRVYQPFFYHLWNVAEPMYQNLVRKALSRRKGS; this is encoded by the coding sequence TTGAACGTTCGCGAACTGGCTATCCAGGACAAGGAGCGTTTCAACCGGTTCATGGCGGAGCATCCGAAGGGCCATGTACTCCAGTCCTGGGAGTGGGGCGATGTGAAGTCCCGCACCGGCTGGCAACCGCACCGGCTGATGGTGGAGGAAGCGGGGACGCCACTGGCGGCCGTCTCCATCCTCAAGCGGCGCATCCCGGTCGTGGGCAAGCATATCTTCTACGCGCCTCGGGGACCGGTCATCGATCCGGCGCGCCCCGACGCAGCCGATCGGCTGCTGGAAGGGATCGAGGCGTTGGCCCGGCGGGAGAAGGCCCTTTTTCTGAAGATCGATCCCGATGTCATCGACCCGGCGCCGGACTGGACCGAATACCTCTGCTCGCGCGGCTTTCGCCGCGTCGACAAGGGCGAAGGTTTTGAAGGCGTCCAACCGCGCTTTGTCTTCCGGCTCGACATATCTGACGACTTAGACCAGATCTTCGCCCGTTTTCATCAGAAAACGCGCTACAACATACGTCTGGCTGAGAAGAAGGGCGTCGTCATCGACGAGGACTGCGGCAAGGAGGAACTTCCCCTTTTTTACAAGGTCCTGAAGGAGACGAGCGAGCGGGACAACTTCCTCGTGCGGAGTTACGCTTACTTTGAGGACATGTGGGACAACCTGGTTCCTGCGGGGATGGCCAAGCTCTTCATCGCCCGCTATCAGGGGGAGGCCATCGCCGGAACGCTGGCCTTCATCCTGGGGAAGAAGGCCTGGTATATCTACGGCGCCTCTTCGAACCGCCACCGCAACGTCATGCCCAACTACCTGCTGCAGTGGAAGATGATCTGTTGGGCCAAGGCCGAGGGCTGCACCCTCTACGATTTCCGCGGCGTGCCCGGTCAGGTCGGCGAAGACCATCCGCTCTACGGCCTCGTCCGCTTCAAGCGCGGTTTCAACGGCGACTATGTAGGCTTTATCGGCGAATATGATCGGGTATACCAGCCTTTTTTCTACCACCTCTGGAACGTGGCCGAGCCCATGTACCAAAACCTTGTCCGCAAGGCCCTCTCCCGCCGGAAGGGATCGTAA
- a CDS encoding CTP synthase encodes MQTKFIFVTGGVVSSLGKGITAASLGRLLKSRGLKVAIQKFDPYINIDPGTMSPYQHGEVFVTDDGAETDLDLGHYERFVDISLTKASNVTTGKIYWSVITKERKGEFLGGTVQVIPHITNEIKERVLRVARESNPDVVITEIGGTVGDIESLPFLEAIRQMKSDIGKERVVYIHVTLMPFISSAGELKTKPTQHSVKELRSIGIQPDVIVCRTEKAFPKELEEKIALFCDIEPEAVIQNVDCDTIYEVPLLLKKEGLDDIIIEKLNLQCGEPDLQDWEALVQKIKNPRRQVTIGLVGKYVALPDAYMSVAESLRHAGLFHDAAVKIKWIYSADLEGADPDEFLSDVDGILVPGGFGDRGIEGKITALRYAREKGIPLLGICLGMQLAVVEFSRNVLGWQDAHSSEFAEATEHPVIDLLPEQKDVEEKGGTMRLGIWACRLNRNTKAWNAYQEEVIYERHRHRYEFNNNFRAALEKAGLIISGTSPDGRLVEIVELADHPWFVASQFHPEFKSRPNRPHPLFRDFVSAALDKHEQHL; translated from the coding sequence ATGCAAACGAAGTTCATTTTTGTCACCGGCGGCGTCGTGTCCTCCTTGGGCAAAGGGATCACGGCCGCTTCCCTCGGCCGCCTGCTCAAAAGCCGCGGCCTCAAAGTGGCCATCCAGAAGTTTGACCCTTACATCAACATCGACCCGGGCACCATGAGCCCCTACCAGCATGGCGAGGTCTTCGTCACTGACGACGGGGCGGAAACAGACCTGGATCTGGGCCATTATGAGCGCTTTGTCGATATCAGCCTGACCAAGGCCTCCAACGTGACCACCGGCAAGATCTACTGGTCGGTCATCACGAAAGAACGCAAAGGCGAGTTCCTCGGCGGGACCGTCCAGGTCATCCCCCACATCACCAACGAGATCAAGGAGCGGGTCCTGCGGGTGGCGCGCGAGAGCAACCCCGACGTGGTGATCACCGAGATCGGCGGCACCGTCGGCGACATCGAGTCTCTGCCCTTCCTGGAAGCGATCCGCCAGATGAAGTCGGACATCGGCAAGGAGCGTGTCGTCTACATCCATGTGACGCTGATGCCCTTCATCTCCAGCGCCGGCGAGCTGAAGACAAAACCGACGCAGCACTCCGTCAAGGAGCTGCGCAGCATCGGCATCCAACCTGATGTGATCGTCTGCCGGACGGAAAAAGCCTTCCCGAAGGAACTGGAAGAGAAGATCGCCCTCTTCTGCGACATCGAGCCGGAAGCGGTCATCCAGAACGTCGACTGCGACACCATCTACGAAGTGCCCCTTCTGCTGAAAAAAGAGGGCCTCGACGACATCATCATTGAGAAATTGAACCTGCAGTGCGGCGAGCCTGACCTGCAGGACTGGGAAGCCTTGGTCCAGAAGATCAAGAATCCTCGGCGCCAGGTCACCATCGGCCTCGTCGGCAAATATGTCGCCCTGCCCGACGCCTACATGAGCGTCGCTGAATCGCTGCGCCACGCCGGGCTCTTTCACGACGCCGCCGTCAAGATCAAGTGGATCTACTCGGCCGATCTGGAAGGCGCCGATCCGGATGAATTCCTCTCCGACGTAGACGGCATCCTCGTTCCCGGCGGCTTCGGCGACCGGGGCATCGAGGGCAAGATCACAGCCCTTCGCTACGCCCGGGAAAAGGGCATCCCCCTGCTGGGCATCTGCTTAGGGATGCAACTGGCCGTCGTCGAGTTCAGCCGTAACGTGTTGGGCTGGCAGGACGCCCACTCCAGTGAGTTCGCTGAAGCGACGGAGCACCCCGTCATCGACCTCCTGCCGGAGCAGAAGGACGTGGAGGAGAAAGGCGGCACCATGCGCCTGGGCATCTGGGCCTGCCGTCTGAACCGCAACACCAAGGCCTGGAATGCCTATCAGGAAGAGGTCATCTACGAGCGGCACCGCCACCGCTACGAATTCAACAACAACTTCCGGGCCGCCCTGGAAAAAGCCGGCCTGATCATCTCCGGCACCTCACCTGACGGCCGGCTCGTGGAAATCGTCGAGCTGGCCGATCACCCCTGGTTCGTCGCCTCCCAGTTCCACCCCGAATTCAAATCCCGGCCCAACCGGCCGCACCCCCTCTTCCGGGACTTTGTCAGCGCCGCCTTGGACAAGCATGAACAGCATCTGTAA
- the rpoE gene encoding DNA-directed RNA polymerase subunit delta has product MSEPITTVNTGRRVSEMDVLFQLLKEKGENTHFRDLIVQALARIGYEDPEDPKSIAAVYTQMNLDMRFVHIGNGFWGLRNWAPAKSARRIPTISLLNKTVEYEDGESGDDEDYDDRDHDYGRIRDDDWERAE; this is encoded by the coding sequence GTGTCCGAACCCATCACCACCGTCAACACCGGCCGCCGGGTCTCCGAAATGGATGTGCTCTTTCAACTGCTGAAGGAGAAGGGAGAAAACACCCACTTCCGGGATCTGATCGTGCAGGCACTGGCCCGCATCGGCTATGAAGACCCGGAGGATCCCAAGTCCATCGCCGCTGTGTACACCCAGATGAACCTGGATATGCGCTTTGTCCACATCGGCAACGGCTTCTGGGGCCTGCGCAACTGGGCGCCGGCCAAATCGGCGCGGCGCATCCCGACCATCTCCTTGCTCAACAAGACTGTCGAGTATGAAGACGGCGAGAGCGGCGACGATGAGGATTATGACGACCGCGACCATGACTACGGTCGGATCCGAGATGACGACTGGGAGCGAGCTGAATAA